Proteins encoded together in one Falco biarmicus isolate bFalBia1 chromosome 4, bFalBia1.pri, whole genome shotgun sequence window:
- the ALKBH5 gene encoding RNA demethylase ALKBH5 isoform X2, producing MAGSGYTDLREKLKSMMPYRDGHKGGGGGSLPREPPEPPYDRKRRHQEDSGSEPSDYEEQKEEEEARKVKSGIRQLRLFSAEECAKIEARIEDVVSRAEKGLYKEHTVDRAPLRNKYFFGEGYTYGSQLQRRGPGQERLYPRGEVDAIPEWVHDLVIRKLVEHRVIPEGFVNSAVINDYQPGGCIVSHVDPIHIFERPIVSVSFFSDSALCFGCKFQFKPIRVSEPVLFLPVKRGSVTVLRTRLDAPRLETKSLSSSVLPPGYNSDRLSGSNRDQILKPKRSHRKADPDAAHRPRILEMDKEENRRSVLLPKHRRRSNFSSENYWRRSYEYTEDCDEEEEDGSPARKVKMRRH from the exons ATGGCCGGCAGCGGCTACACGGACCTGCGGGAGAAGCTCAAGTCCATGATGCCCTACCGGGACGGCCACaaaggcggcggcggcggcagcctCCCGCGGgagccccccgagcccccctACGATCGCAAGCGCCGGCACCAGGAGGACTCCGGTTCCGAGCCCAGCGACTACGAGGagcagaaggaggaggaggaagctcGGAAAGTCAAAAGCGGCATCCGCCAGCTTCGCCTCTTCAGCGCCGAGGAGTGCGCCAAGATCGAAGCTCGGATCGAGGACGTGGTGTCCCGGGCGGAGAAGGGGCTCTACAAGGAGCACACGGTGGACCGGGCGCCTCTGCGGAACAAGTATTTTTTCGGGGAGGGCTACACCTACGGGTCCCAGCTGCAGAGACGAGGCCCTGGCCAGGAGCGCCTGTACCCACGGGGAGAGGTGGACGCCATCCCCGAGTGGGTGCACGACCTGGTGATCAGGAAGCTGGTGGAGCACCGGGTGATTCCCGAGGGCTTTGTGAACAGTGCCGTCATCAACGACTACCAGCCGGGAGGCTGCATTGTCTCCCACGTGGACCCCATCCATATCTTTGAGAGGCCCATCGTCTCCGTCTCCTTCTTCAGCGACTCGGCGCTCTGCTTCGGGTGTAAATTCCAGTTCAAACCCATCAGGGTCTCGGAGCCCGTTCTCTTCTTGCCGGTGAAGAGGGGAAGCGTCACGGTGCTCAG aacaaGACTAGATGCACCTCGATTGGAAACAAAATCCCTGAGTAGCTCTGTGTTGCCACCAGGTTATAACTCTGACCGTCTATCAGGAAGCAACCGGGACCAGATCCTGAAACCGAAGCGGTCCCATCGCAAAGCAGACCCTGATGCTGCTCACAG GCCACGGATTCTGGAAATGGATAAAGAGGAGAACAGGCGCTCAGTCCTCTTACCAAAACATAGGAGACGGAGCAACTTCAGCTCCGAGAACTATTGGCGAAGGTCTTATGAGTACACAGAGGACTGTGacgaggaagaggaggatggcAGCCCAGCCAGGAAAGTTAAAATGAGGCGACACTGA
- the ALKBH5 gene encoding RNA demethylase ALKBH5 isoform X1, which produces MAGSGYTDLREKLKSMMPYRDGHKGGGGGSLPREPPEPPYDRKRRHQEDSGSEPSDYEEQKEEEEARKVKSGIRQLRLFSAEECAKIEARIEDVVSRAEKGLYKEHTVDRAPLRNKYFFGEGYTYGSQLQRRGPGQERLYPRGEVDAIPEWVHDLVIRKLVEHRVIPEGFVNSAVINDYQPGGCIVSHVDPIHIFERPIVSVSFFSDSALCFGCKFQFKPIRVSEPVLFLPVKRGSVTVLSGYAADEITHCIRPQDIKERRAVIILRKTRLDAPRLETKSLSSSVLPPGYNSDRLSGSNRDQILKPKRSHRKADPDAAHRPRILEMDKEENRRSVLLPKHRRRSNFSSENYWRRSYEYTEDCDEEEEDGSPARKVKMRRH; this is translated from the exons ATGGCCGGCAGCGGCTACACGGACCTGCGGGAGAAGCTCAAGTCCATGATGCCCTACCGGGACGGCCACaaaggcggcggcggcggcagcctCCCGCGGgagccccccgagcccccctACGATCGCAAGCGCCGGCACCAGGAGGACTCCGGTTCCGAGCCCAGCGACTACGAGGagcagaaggaggaggaggaagctcGGAAAGTCAAAAGCGGCATCCGCCAGCTTCGCCTCTTCAGCGCCGAGGAGTGCGCCAAGATCGAAGCTCGGATCGAGGACGTGGTGTCCCGGGCGGAGAAGGGGCTCTACAAGGAGCACACGGTGGACCGGGCGCCTCTGCGGAACAAGTATTTTTTCGGGGAGGGCTACACCTACGGGTCCCAGCTGCAGAGACGAGGCCCTGGCCAGGAGCGCCTGTACCCACGGGGAGAGGTGGACGCCATCCCCGAGTGGGTGCACGACCTGGTGATCAGGAAGCTGGTGGAGCACCGGGTGATTCCCGAGGGCTTTGTGAACAGTGCCGTCATCAACGACTACCAGCCGGGAGGCTGCATTGTCTCCCACGTGGACCCCATCCATATCTTTGAGAGGCCCATCGTCTCCGTCTCCTTCTTCAGCGACTCGGCGCTCTGCTTCGGGTGTAAATTCCAGTTCAAACCCATCAGGGTCTCGGAGCCCGTTCTCTTCTTGCCGGTGAAGAGGGGAAGCGTCACGGTGCTCAG TGGATATGCAGCCGATGAAATTACACACTGTATTCGACCACAGGACATAAAGGAGAGAAGAGCTGTCATCATCCTTCGAAA aacaaGACTAGATGCACCTCGATTGGAAACAAAATCCCTGAGTAGCTCTGTGTTGCCACCAGGTTATAACTCTGACCGTCTATCAGGAAGCAACCGGGACCAGATCCTGAAACCGAAGCGGTCCCATCGCAAAGCAGACCCTGATGCTGCTCACAG GCCACGGATTCTGGAAATGGATAAAGAGGAGAACAGGCGCTCAGTCCTCTTACCAAAACATAGGAGACGGAGCAACTTCAGCTCCGAGAACTATTGGCGAAGGTCTTATGAGTACACAGAGGACTGTGacgaggaagaggaggatggcAGCCCAGCCAGGAAAGTTAAAATGAGGCGACACTGA